From Streptomyces sp. NBC_00370, a single genomic window includes:
- a CDS encoding chaplin family protein — MGVETRGTGGSAGRMGARAAMLGAVAGVALLPAGAAQANVVGVGNAAFGNTCASHDDARAEGATVTGSGLANGNQTGLPLSLPRNHCGNSGIICTAVFMSSV, encoded by the coding sequence ATGGGTGTCGAGACGCGGGGTACGGGCGGCAGCGCGGGGCGCATGGGCGCGCGGGCCGCGATGCTGGGCGCGGTGGCCGGGGTGGCGCTGCTCCCGGCCGGCGCCGCCCAGGCGAACGTCGTCGGGGTCGGCAACGCGGCGTTCGGCAACACCTGCGCCAGTCATGACGATGCGCGGGCCGAGGGCGCGACGGTGACCGGCAGCGGACTCGCGAACGGCAACCAGACCGGCTTGCCGCTGAGCCTGCCGCGTAACCACTGCGGCAACAGCGGCATCATCTGCACCGCCGTGTTCATGTCCAGTGTGTGA
- a CDS encoding tetratricopeptide repeat protein, producing MTHYLRRRAARRRTLPAAAVTVALGVGLFVAGGIGLAPRDAGRHGSGISPRTEAAGPATGADPLSAGITTLQNHLRHTPTDAVGLATLGLDYVQQAKTTADPTYYPKAEAALKRSLKLAPADNFTAMGGMGALEAGRHRFSQALDWARRAVAVNPYNSSLYGTLADAYTQLGRYSEAADAVQKMVDLKPGAPSLSRASYVAELRGDTKTARTDMRRALQDAAGPADQAFARYYLSELAFNQGDPATALDEAEAGLRAAPSYTPLLQARARAEAALGRTKAAVADLGRAVQRVPLPEYVLQLGELHQSLGHPREAAQQFQVFRAEQKLLTDNGVALDADAALFEADHGNPGRALTIARQGLKSRPFLDSHDALAWALHVNGQDDEALAESDRALTLGTRNALFHYHRAMIQRALGNTSAARDGLKQALAVNPHFSPLHAPKAHAALTALTATRR from the coding sequence TTGACGCACTACCTCCGCCGGCGCGCAGCGCGCCGACGCACTCTGCCGGCCGCCGCCGTGACCGTGGCGCTCGGCGTGGGACTTTTCGTCGCCGGAGGCATCGGCCTCGCGCCACGCGACGCGGGGCGCCACGGCAGTGGCATCTCCCCGCGCACCGAGGCGGCCGGGCCCGCGACCGGGGCCGACCCGCTGTCCGCCGGCATCACCACGCTCCAGAACCACCTGCGCCACACCCCGACGGACGCCGTCGGCCTGGCGACCCTGGGGCTGGACTACGTCCAGCAGGCCAAGACCACGGCCGACCCGACGTACTACCCCAAGGCCGAAGCAGCGCTCAAGCGCTCACTGAAACTGGCGCCCGCTGACAACTTCACCGCGATGGGCGGCATGGGCGCCCTGGAAGCGGGCCGCCACCGCTTCAGCCAGGCACTCGACTGGGCCCGCCGCGCCGTCGCCGTCAACCCGTACAACTCCTCCCTGTACGGCACACTCGCCGACGCCTACACCCAGCTCGGCCGCTATTCCGAAGCGGCCGACGCCGTACAGAAGATGGTCGACCTCAAACCCGGGGCACCGTCCTTGTCGCGTGCTTCCTACGTCGCTGAGCTGCGCGGCGACACGAAGACCGCCCGTACCGACATGCGGCGCGCCCTCCAGGACGCGGCAGGCCCCGCCGACCAGGCTTTCGCCCGCTACTACCTCAGCGAACTCGCCTTCAACCAGGGCGACCCGGCCACCGCACTCGACGAAGCCGAGGCCGGACTGCGCGCCGCGCCTTCCTACACCCCGCTGCTCCAGGCGCGGGCCAGGGCCGAGGCCGCGCTCGGCAGGACCAAGGCGGCCGTCGCCGACCTCGGCCGCGCCGTGCAGCGTGTACCGCTGCCCGAATACGTGCTCCAGCTCGGCGAGTTGCACCAGTCGCTCGGCCATCCGCGGGAGGCCGCACAGCAGTTCCAGGTCTTCCGCGCCGAACAGAAGCTCCTCACCGACAACGGCGTCGCCCTCGACGCGGACGCCGCGCTCTTCGAAGCCGACCACGGAAACCCCGGCCGGGCCCTGACCATCGCCCGGCAGGGCCTCAAGAGCCGGCCGTTCCTCGACTCCCACGACGCCCTGGCCTGGGCGCTGCACGTCAACGGCCAGGACGACGAAGCCCTCGCCGAGTCCGACCGGGCGCTCACCCTCGGCACCCGCAACGCCCTGTTCCACTACCACCGCGCGATGATCCAGCGGGCCCTCGGCAACACCTCCGCCGCGCGGGACGGGCTGAAGCAGGCTCTCGCCGTCAATCCCCACTTCAGCCCGCTCCACGCGCCGAAGGCGCACGCGGCCCTCACCGCCCTGACGGCTACCCGAAGGTGA